One stretch of Novosphingobium pentaromativorans US6-1 DNA includes these proteins:
- a CDS encoding site-specific DNA-methyltransferase, with translation MGQVLVKERIRARAPAPTPKELLPLGQIIPGDCIEAMRTIPDASVDMVFADPPYNLQLGGDLSRPDGSHVDAVTDDWDKFSSFAAYDKFTRDWLTEARRVLKPEGSLWVIGSYHNIFRLGAIMQDMGFWILNDIVWRKANPMPNFKGTRFTNAHETLIWASMGEKSKYTFNYRAMKTLNDELQMRSDWVLPICGGQERLKKGGRKVHPTQKPEALLYRVMLATTNKGDVVLDPFFGTGTTGAVAKRLGRDWIGCERESDYRDAAMERIEMALELDESALKTMQSKRSAPKVAFGTLVETGWIAPGTQIFDKKRRFTATVRADGSLVAGDANGSIHGVGAQLQGAPSCNGWTFWHLEHEGEIKPLDSIRQLYLLATEP, from the coding sequence ATGGGGCAGGTACTCGTCAAGGAAAGAATTCGTGCGCGCGCGCCTGCGCCGACGCCGAAGGAACTGCTGCCGCTGGGTCAGATCATTCCCGGTGACTGCATCGAGGCGATGCGTACCATTCCCGATGCTTCGGTGGACATGGTCTTCGCCGATCCGCCGTACAACCTGCAGCTGGGAGGCGATCTTTCGCGGCCGGATGGCAGCCACGTCGATGCCGTGACCGACGACTGGGACAAGTTCTCCAGCTTCGCCGCCTATGACAAGTTTACGCGAGACTGGCTGACCGAAGCACGCCGCGTGCTCAAGCCGGAAGGCTCGCTGTGGGTGATCGGTTCGTACCACAACATCTTCCGCCTCGGCGCGATCATGCAGGACATGGGCTTCTGGATCCTCAACGACATCGTGTGGCGCAAGGCCAACCCGATGCCGAACTTCAAGGGGACCCGCTTCACCAACGCGCACGAGACGCTGATCTGGGCCTCGATGGGCGAGAAGTCGAAGTACACCTTCAATTACCGCGCGATGAAGACCCTCAACGACGAACTGCAGATGCGTTCGGACTGGGTGCTGCCGATCTGTGGCGGGCAGGAGCGGCTCAAGAAAGGTGGCCGCAAGGTTCACCCGACGCAGAAGCCAGAAGCGCTGCTCTACCGCGTGATGCTGGCCACGACCAACAAGGGCGACGTCGTGCTCGACCCGTTCTTCGGTACCGGCACCACCGGCGCTGTCGCCAAGCGCCTGGGCCGCGACTGGATCGGTTGCGAGCGGGAATCCGACTATCGCGATGCGGCCATGGAACGCATCGAGATGGCGCTGGAACTCGACGAGTCGGCGCTCAAGACGATGCAGTCCAAGCGCAGTGCACCCAAGGTTGCCTTCGGAACGCTGGTCGAAACCGGCTGGATTGCGCCGGGCACGCAGATCTTCGACAAGAAGCGCCGTTTCACCGCCACCGTGCGCGCCGACGGCTCGCTCGTCGCGGGCGATGCCAACGGTTCGATCCATGGCGTGGGTGCCCAGCTTCAGGGCGCGCCCTCGTGCAATGGCTGGACGTTCTGGCATCTCGAGCATGAGGGCGAGATCAAGCCGCTGGATTCGATCCGCCAGCTCTACCTGCTTGCCACCGAGCCGTGA
- the folP gene encoding dihydropteroate synthase has translation MTKQLYIRPIALADNPQSEEGEAVRLGGSMVWASRFAVIVRESGKLLSRTRASVAEMPGVMAQLPAELGAQAETQWANLRKVHAPLQCGQRTIRLDQPQVMGILNVTPDSFSDGGEFMDKPEIALDHASAMLEAGAAIIDVGGESTRPGAAAVWEGDEIKRVVPMVERLSAMGAAISVDTRRPAVWDASHEAGAHIFNDVSALRYDPRSLDLAASSGAPVVLMHAPGNGEDLHANGDYADVVLDVFDWLGDARDRAVAAGIAAEKILLDPGIGFGKTLAENLALMNALPLYHGLGQPLLLGASRKRMIGALSNEAPAHERLGGSLTLALKALDAGVQVLRVHDVRETVQAARVWRGLRDAALTDFSQLA, from the coding sequence ATGACCAAGCAACTCTACATCCGCCCCATTGCTCTTGCCGACAACCCGCAGAGCGAGGAAGGCGAGGCCGTCCGGCTGGGCGGCTCGATGGTCTGGGCCAGCCGCTTTGCGGTCATCGTGCGTGAGAGCGGCAAGCTCCTCTCGCGCACCCGCGCTTCGGTTGCCGAGATGCCCGGCGTCATGGCGCAGCTCCCCGCCGAGCTGGGCGCGCAGGCCGAGACGCAGTGGGCGAACCTGCGCAAGGTCCATGCGCCGCTGCAGTGCGGCCAGCGCACGATCCGGCTCGATCAACCGCAGGTCATGGGCATTCTCAACGTCACACCGGACAGTTTCTCGGACGGCGGCGAGTTCATGGACAAGCCCGAGATCGCCCTGGACCACGCCTCGGCTATGCTCGAGGCCGGGGCGGCGATCATCGATGTGGGCGGTGAGTCCACCCGGCCCGGCGCTGCCGCAGTCTGGGAAGGCGACGAGATCAAGCGCGTGGTCCCGATGGTCGAGCGACTGTCGGCAATGGGCGCGGCGATCAGCGTCGACACCCGCCGACCCGCAGTGTGGGACGCCAGCCATGAAGCCGGCGCGCATATCTTCAACGATGTTTCGGCGCTGCGCTACGATCCGCGCAGCCTTGATCTTGCCGCCAGTTCCGGCGCGCCGGTGGTGCTCATGCACGCTCCCGGCAACGGCGAAGATCTCCACGCGAACGGCGATTATGCCGATGTCGTTCTCGACGTCTTCGACTGGCTTGGCGATGCCCGCGACAGGGCGGTTGCCGCAGGGATCGCGGCGGAGAAGATCCTGCTCGATCCGGGTATCGGCTTCGGCAAGACCCTGGCCGAGAACCTTGCGCTGATGAATGCCCTGCCGCTGTACCACGGGCTCGGCCAACCGCTGCTGCTGGGTGCGAGCCGCAAGCGCATGATCGGCGCGCTGTCGAACGAAGCGCCGGCGCATGAGCGGCTTGGCGGTTCATTGACCCTTGCACTCAAGGCACTGGACGCCGGAGTGCAGGTCCTTCGCGTGCACGATGTGCGCGAGACGGTTCAGGCGGCGCGCGTCTGGCGGGGCCTGCGCGATGCAGCGCTGACGGATTTCTCGCAGCTCGCTTGA
- a CDS encoding SDR family NAD(P)-dependent oxidoreductase, with amino-acid sequence MPRFEGKTALITGAASGIGAACARHLCAQGVSRLILVDKDERALAALCADCETLRHHGDVADPDLWGEVAAGIDRLDCAILNAGRADSAPIVDLDLADWRNVLSTNLDGMFLSLRCAMRAMRAAGGSIVLTASVSGIKAEPGTAAYGASKAGVIQLAKVAAREGAARAIRVNAIAPGGVDTPIWDQVPMFDDFVKQHGSRAAAIAAMGEVATPLGRFARSEEIAEQIAFLLSDAAATITGAVLVSDGGYSL; translated from the coding sequence ATGCCCCGTTTCGAAGGCAAGACCGCGCTCATCACCGGCGCGGCATCCGGTATCGGCGCTGCGTGCGCCCGCCACCTTTGCGCGCAAGGCGTGTCCCGCCTGATCCTCGTCGACAAGGACGAGCGGGCCCTCGCTGCGCTTTGCGCCGATTGCGAGACACTCCGGCATCACGGCGATGTCGCCGATCCTGATTTGTGGGGCGAGGTGGCGGCAGGCATCGACCGGCTCGACTGCGCCATCCTCAATGCCGGACGAGCCGACAGCGCCCCTATCGTCGATCTCGACCTCGCGGACTGGCGCAATGTCCTCTCGACCAATCTGGATGGCATGTTCCTTTCGCTGCGCTGCGCCATGCGGGCAATGCGGGCCGCTGGTGGAAGCATTGTCCTCACCGCCTCGGTAAGCGGCATCAAGGCCGAGCCGGGAACCGCCGCCTATGGCGCGAGCAAGGCCGGCGTCATCCAGCTCGCCAAAGTTGCAGCCAGGGAAGGCGCCGCCAGGGCGATCCGCGTCAACGCCATTGCGCCCGGCGGGGTCGATACGCCCATCTGGGACCAAGTGCCAATGTTCGACGACTTCGTGAAGCAGCATGGCAGCCGCGCAGCGGCGATTGCCGCGATGGGCGAAGTGGCCACCCCGCTCGGCCGCTTCGCGCGGAGCGAGGAAATCGCCGAACAGATCGCGTTTCTCCTGTCGGATGCGGCAGCGACGATTACCGGGGCCGTGCTGGTAAGCGATGGCGGGTACAGTCTTTAG